Proteins from a genomic interval of Streptomyces sp. SID8374:
- a CDS encoding lantibiotic dehydratase, whose amino-acid sequence MSDDGALLLGRRWRLWEQFSLRGPGFPVGGVLDLAPVDVSVYADKFAGGVLSGPDWDEFEGVFGEVAARTAVRLQGVAGSSDFTAAVAWQNRTVLRTGLRPFLGWVPSASGRSSMPRQREELVAHYWQRFCVKNDTIGFFGPVGWGRVDGSVGGVEIDPGEGLTASSSVFFSSWSIDALARTLSADERLMAWIPPRRLPYIRAESDEGPVHVPGRRPQQAPPHLVALLRLADGRRSPHELARILGTSLDEVTSRLTELVGRRWVSWRLEVPSGARPDRELRAVLERVGDAELRRGALEPLEVLERGRERVEAAGRDAEALCEALAALEEDFTRITDTASQRAKGSRTAPNRSLVHSDTRRSATARIGGTVLDAMAPLDPLMTSAAWLMAQLGARVERRAVEVYEKLSAASGEERVNLADFWFASMPILHGGAVTDVQEVLAEFQRRWARIIPLPEGAGRVRATHSSVASQVAEAFPPAPVAWTAARYLSPDVLIAARDTEAIGRGDFELVLGELHLASNTMGASLFVSQHPEPAELLRLTGQDHPGPRLLPLLPKEHKARLSTRVRNVLVRPEDYYVALMELTADPHRDRTVLSADAHVVRREGRPVVVLPGGAEFPVTDVFGHVLTTLAMDLFRLFPDADHVPRVMVDKLVVSRESWRFTGGELGFAEEKSEARRYVRARNWRGERGLPRYVFVVSPTEPRPFYVDFDAPVYVNILAKAARRLARKDPEAKLTVTEMLPSPEHAWLTDDRGNTYTSELRFVAVDQHG is encoded by the coding sequence ATGAGTGACGACGGCGCGCTGCTGCTGGGCCGCCGTTGGCGGTTGTGGGAGCAGTTTTCGTTGCGTGGGCCGGGTTTTCCGGTGGGGGGTGTGTTGGATCTGGCTCCGGTGGATGTGTCGGTGTATGCGGACAAGTTTGCCGGTGGGGTGTTGTCGGGTCCTGATTGGGATGAGTTCGAGGGGGTGTTCGGGGAGGTTGCGGCGCGTACTGCGGTGAGGTTGCAGGGTGTTGCGGGTTCTTCGGATTTCACTGCGGCGGTGGCGTGGCAGAACCGGACGGTGTTGCGGACGGGTTTGCGGCCGTTTCTGGGGTGGGTTCCTTCGGCGTCGGGGCGGTCGAGTATGCCGCGTCAGCGTGAGGAGTTGGTGGCGCATTATTGGCAGCGGTTCTGTGTGAAGAACGACACGATCGGGTTTTTCGGTCCGGTGGGCTGGGGTCGTGTGGATGGTTCGGTGGGGGGTGTGGAGATCGATCCGGGGGAGGGGTTGACGGCGTCGTCGTCGGTGTTCTTCTCGAGCTGGTCGATCGACGCGCTGGCGAGGACGTTGTCGGCGGACGAGCGGCTGATGGCCTGGATACCCCCACGACGGCTGCCCTACATCCGTGCCGAGTCCGACGAGGGACCCGTCCACGTCCCCGGCCGTCGCCCGCAGCAGGCGCCGCCCCATCTGGTGGCCCTGCTGCGGCTGGCGGACGGCCGCCGCTCACCGCACGAACTCGCCCGGATCCTCGGCACCTCACTCGACGAGGTCACCTCCCGTCTCACCGAGCTGGTGGGTCGTCGTTGGGTGAGCTGGCGGTTGGAGGTGCCTTCGGGTGCGCGTCCGGACCGGGAGTTGCGTGCGGTTCTGGAGCGGGTGGGGGATGCGGAGCTGCGGCGTGGTGCGCTGGAGCCGTTGGAGGTCTTGGAGCGGGGTCGTGAGCGGGTGGAGGCGGCCGGGCGTGACGCGGAGGCGTTGTGCGAGGCGCTGGCGGCGCTGGAGGAGGACTTCACCCGGATCACCGACACGGCCTCCCAGCGTGCCAAGGGCAGCCGTACGGCGCCCAACAGGTCGCTCGTCCACTCCGACACCCGGCGCTCCGCCACCGCACGGATCGGCGGCACCGTCCTGGACGCCATGGCGCCCCTGGACCCGCTGATGACCAGCGCCGCGTGGCTCATGGCCCAGCTCGGCGCCCGGGTGGAGCGGCGGGCCGTCGAGGTCTACGAGAAGCTGTCCGCCGCCTCCGGCGAGGAACGGGTCAACCTCGCCGACTTCTGGTTCGCCTCCATGCCGATCCTGCACGGAGGCGCGGTCACCGACGTACAGGAGGTGCTGGCGGAGTTCCAGCGCCGCTGGGCACGGATCATCCCGCTGCCGGAGGGGGCCGGGCGGGTGCGGGCGACCCACTCGTCCGTCGCGTCCCAGGTGGCCGAGGCGTTCCCCCCGGCCCCCGTGGCCTGGACCGCCGCCCGCTACCTCAGCCCCGATGTGCTGATCGCCGCCCGCGACACCGAGGCGATCGGCAGGGGCGACTTCGAACTCGTCCTCGGCGAACTGCACCTGGCGTCCAACACCATGGGCGCCTCGCTGTTCGTCAGCCAGCACCCCGAGCCGGCGGAACTCCTCCGGCTCACCGGCCAGGACCACCCCGGCCCCCGCCTGCTGCCCCTGCTGCCCAAGGAGCACAAGGCGCGGCTCTCCACCCGGGTGCGCAATGTGCTGGTCAGGCCGGAGGACTACTACGTCGCCCTGATGGAACTCACCGCCGACCCGCACCGGGACCGTACCGTGCTCAGCGCCGACGCCCACGTCGTCCGGCGCGAGGGCCGACCGGTCGTCGTGCTGCCCGGCGGAGCGGAGTTCCCCGTCACCGATGTGTTCGGCCACGTGCTGACCACCCTGGCCATGGACCTGTTCCGGCTGTTCCCCGACGCGGATCATGTGCCGCGGGTGATGGTGGACAAGCTGGTGGTGAGTCGTGAGTCGTGGCGGTTCACGGGTGGGGAGTTGGGGTTCGCGGAGGAGAAGAGTGAGGCCCGGCGGTATGTGCGGGCGCGGAACTGGCGTGGTGAGCGGGGGTTGCCGCGGTATGTGTTCGTGGTGTCGCCGACGGAGCCGCGTCCGTTCTATGTGGATTTCGATGCTCCGGTGTATGTGAACATCCTGGCCAAGGCTGCTCGTCGGCTGGCGCGGAAGGATCCGGAGGCGAAGCTCACGGTCACGGAGATGCTGCCGAGTCCCGAGCACGCGTGGCTGACCGACGACCGGGGCAACACCTACACCTCCGAACTCCGCTTCGTCGCCGTCGACCAGCACGGCTGA
- a CDS encoding lantibiotic dehydratase, whose translation MGAEKHAEDQEAVYLPGGRWRLWEQFSLRGPGFPVGGVLDLAPVDVSVYADKFAGGVLSGPDWDEFEGVFGEVAARTAVRLQGVAGSSDFTAAVAWQNRTVLRTGLRPFLGWVPSASGRSSMPRQREELVAHYWQRFCVKNDTIGFFGPVGWGRVDGSVGGVEIDPGEGLTASSSVFFSSWSIDALARTLSADERLMAWIPPRRIPFARIGRGGAGTFVRLPGRPEQPVPGELLPMLELVDGRRTLGDLARDLSLPAGLAEEHLRELVGRRWVSWRLEVPSGARPDRELRAVLERVGDAELRRGALEPLEVLERGRERVEAAGRDAEALCEALAALEEDFTRITDTASQRAKGSRTAPNRSLVYSDTRRSATARLSPAVLDELTPLSLCLTAVGWLTSRYAESMRAHIRQSFDQVRGDRPTTDLASLWFACLPAPHAASMPEADRIGAELRERWARIIDAPEGARRVQLSSADIADRVHEEFDGPRDGWSLSRYVSPDVLIMAKDAAAVERGDFELVLGELHIAMNTVAASLFVNQHPAVEELIAETDRDFPGPRLMPMLPKELPLKWSARSRPALDRPEDYFVAIAEHTSDPHRDRTVLSADVTVTDRDGRLTAVLPDGSEFDVLDVFSHALTNRVMDRFALRPDADHVPRVMVDKLVVSRESWRFTGGELGFAEEKSEARRYVRARNWRGERGLPRYVFVVSPTEPRPFYVDFDAPVYVNILAKAARRLARKDPEAKLTVTEMLPSPEHAWLTDDRGNTYTSELRFVAVDQEHQQGGVPSW comes from the coding sequence ATGGGCGCGGAAAAGCACGCGGAAGACCAGGAAGCCGTTTATCTGCCCGGTGGGCGTTGGCGGTTGTGGGAGCAGTTTTCGTTGCGTGGGCCGGGTTTTCCGGTGGGGGGTGTGTTGGATCTGGCTCCGGTGGATGTGTCGGTGTATGCGGACAAGTTTGCCGGTGGGGTGTTGTCGGGTCCTGATTGGGATGAGTTCGAGGGGGTGTTCGGGGAGGTTGCGGCGCGTACTGCGGTGAGGTTGCAGGGTGTTGCGGGTTCTTCGGATTTCACTGCGGCGGTGGCGTGGCAGAACCGGACGGTGTTGCGGACGGGTTTGCGGCCGTTTCTGGGGTGGGTTCCTTCGGCGTCGGGGCGGTCGAGTATGCCGCGTCAGCGTGAGGAGTTGGTGGCGCATTATTGGCAGCGGTTCTGTGTGAAGAACGACACGATCGGGTTTTTCGGTCCGGTGGGCTGGGGTCGTGTGGATGGTTCGGTGGGGGGTGTGGAGATTGATCCGGGGGAGGGGTTGACGGCGTCGTCGTCGGTGTTCTTCTCGAGTTGGTCGATCGACGCGCTGGCGAGGACGTTGTCGGCGGACGAGCGGCTGATGGCCTGGATACCCCCACGACGCATCCCGTTCGCCCGCATCGGACGGGGCGGCGCCGGGACATTCGTACGGCTCCCGGGGCGGCCCGAACAGCCCGTCCCCGGCGAGCTGCTGCCGATGCTCGAACTGGTCGACGGCCGCCGTACCCTCGGCGACCTCGCCCGCGACCTCTCACTCCCCGCCGGCCTGGCCGAGGAGCACCTGCGCGAGCTGGTGGGTCGTCGTTGGGTGAGCTGGCGGTTGGAGGTGCCTTCGGGTGCGCGTCCGGACCGGGAGCTGCGTGCGGTTCTGGAGCGGGTGGGGGATGCGGAGCTGCGGCGTGGTGCGCTGGAGCCGTTGGAGGTCTTGGAGCGGGGTCGTGAGCGGGTGGAGGCGGCCGGGCGTGACGCGGAGGCGTTGTGCGAGGCGCTGGCGGCGCTGGAGGAGGACTTCACCCGGATCACCGACACCGCGTCCCAGCGTGCCAAGGGCAGCCGTACGGCGCCCAACAGGTCGCTCGTCTACTCCGACACCCGGCGCTCGGCCACCGCACGGCTCAGCCCCGCCGTCCTGGACGAACTCACCCCGCTCTCCCTGTGCCTGACGGCCGTGGGCTGGCTGACCAGCCGGTACGCGGAGTCCATGCGCGCACACATCCGGCAGAGCTTCGACCAGGTGCGCGGCGACCGGCCCACCACCGACCTCGCCTCGCTCTGGTTCGCCTGCCTGCCCGCCCCGCACGCCGCGTCCATGCCGGAGGCCGACCGGATCGGTGCCGAACTGCGGGAGCGCTGGGCCCGGATCATCGACGCCCCGGAAGGCGCACGCCGCGTACAGCTGTCCTCCGCGGACATCGCCGACCGGGTCCACGAGGAGTTCGACGGACCGCGCGACGGCTGGTCGCTCTCCCGCTATGTGAGCCCCGACGTGCTCATCATGGCCAAGGACGCCGCCGCCGTCGAACGGGGCGACTTCGAACTCGTCCTAGGCGAACTGCACATCGCCATGAACACCGTGGCCGCCTCGCTCTTCGTCAACCAGCACCCCGCCGTCGAGGAGCTGATCGCCGAGACCGACCGCGACTTCCCCGGGCCCCGGCTGATGCCGATGCTGCCCAAGGAACTGCCGCTGAAGTGGTCGGCCCGCAGCCGCCCCGCCCTGGACCGCCCGGAGGACTACTTCGTCGCCATCGCCGAACACACCAGCGACCCGCACCGGGACCGCACCGTGCTCAGCGCCGACGTCACGGTGACCGACCGCGACGGCCGGCTGACCGCCGTCCTGCCCGACGGCAGTGAGTTCGACGTACTCGACGTCTTCAGCCACGCCCTGACCAACCGCGTCATGGACCGCTTCGCCCTGCGCCCCGACGCGGATCATGTGCCGCGGGTGATGGTGGACAAGCTGGTGGTGAGTCGTGAGTCGTGGCGGTTCACGGGTGGGGAGTTGGGGTTCGCGGAGGAGAAGAGTGAGGCCCGGCGGTATGTGCGGGCGCGGAACTGGCGTGGTGAGCGGGGGTTGCCGCGGTATGTGTTCGTGGTGTCGCCGACGGAGCCGCGTCCGTTCTATGTGGATTTCGATGCTCCGGTGTATGTGAACATCCTGGCCAAGGCTGCTCGTCGGCTGGCGCGGAAGGATCCGGAGGCGAAGCTCACGGTCACGGAGATGCTGCCGAGTCCCGAGCACGCGTGGCTGACCGACGACCGGGGCAACACCTACACCTCCGAACTCCGCTTCGTCGCCGTCGACCAGGAACACCAGCAGGGAGGCGTCCCCTCATGGTGA
- a CDS encoding amino acid adenylation domain-containing protein has product MVSLLDAVRDHAARTPEATALRAPGSVVSYRQFDTWTDRLAHLLTAHGVGPERVCALALEPGPESVVAVAAVLRAGGAFLTLDVTQPPPRLAAMVRSGGATVLITRSAVRKKTGLTVDGPVIDLDDVAEPDGPGGPGPQGGTPAGSGRQLAYVSHTSGSTGTPNAVLIERAGLDSYLGFIARDYGLGPDTVALQVAPLGYDASIRDTFAPLVAGGTVVLAERGTLLRADSFAETLRREGVNTLLSVTPSFLTFLAQQDLAEEHLRGLRLAVTSGESLLPFLRSGARRLLPGSLVNQYGPTECTMTATRYAVPPEPDTTRDLVGTPIDGMTVRLTGPGGDEVPPGGTGEIVLGGIGVARGYLGRPGLTADRFRPDPGGPPGARAYRTGDLARAGEDGVLEYLGRSDRQVKIRGYRVDPAEIEGVLLGHPRVTGAVVTAEPDEQGRVFLYAHVTGPLDEVTDAELRRHLAKVLPPHMMPRRFHRIARLPTTRTGKTDRAALRRTIAPIPDRTP; this is encoded by the coding sequence ATGGTGAGCCTCCTCGACGCCGTCCGGGACCACGCCGCCCGCACCCCGGAGGCCACCGCGCTGCGCGCCCCCGGCAGCGTCGTCAGCTACCGGCAGTTCGATACCTGGACCGACCGGCTGGCCCACCTCCTGACCGCCCACGGGGTCGGGCCCGAGCGGGTCTGCGCCCTGGCCCTGGAACCGGGCCCGGAGAGCGTGGTCGCGGTGGCGGCCGTCCTCCGTGCCGGAGGAGCCTTCCTCACGCTGGACGTCACCCAGCCGCCGCCCCGGCTGGCCGCCATGGTCCGCAGCGGCGGCGCCACCGTCCTGATCACCCGGAGCGCGGTGCGGAAGAAGACGGGGCTGACCGTCGACGGGCCGGTGATCGACCTCGACGACGTCGCAGAGCCGGACGGACCGGGCGGTCCGGGCCCTCAGGGCGGCACACCCGCCGGCTCCGGGCGGCAGCTCGCCTACGTCAGCCACACCTCCGGCTCCACCGGCACCCCCAACGCCGTCCTGATCGAGCGCGCGGGCCTCGACTCGTACCTCGGGTTCATCGCCCGGGACTACGGCCTGGGCCCCGACACCGTGGCGCTCCAGGTCGCACCCCTCGGCTACGACGCCTCCATCCGCGACACCTTCGCCCCGCTGGTCGCCGGAGGCACCGTGGTCCTGGCGGAACGCGGCACCCTGCTGCGCGCCGACAGCTTCGCGGAGACCCTGCGCCGCGAAGGCGTCAACACCCTGCTGAGCGTCACCCCGTCCTTCCTCACCTTCCTGGCCCAGCAGGACCTGGCCGAGGAGCATCTGCGCGGACTGCGCCTCGCCGTGACCAGCGGGGAGTCGCTGCTGCCCTTCCTCCGCTCCGGTGCGCGCCGCCTGCTGCCCGGCAGCCTGGTCAACCAGTACGGCCCCACCGAATGCACCATGACGGCCACCCGTTACGCGGTGCCCCCCGAGCCGGACACCACCCGCGACCTGGTCGGGACACCCATCGACGGGATGACGGTCCGTCTGACCGGCCCCGGCGGTGACGAGGTGCCCCCGGGCGGCACCGGTGAGATCGTCCTCGGCGGCATCGGCGTGGCGCGCGGCTACCTGGGGCGCCCCGGGCTCACCGCCGACCGCTTCCGCCCCGACCCCGGGGGACCGCCGGGCGCCCGCGCCTACCGCACCGGAGACCTGGCACGGGCCGGTGAGGACGGCGTTCTGGAGTACCTGGGCCGCTCCGACCGGCAGGTGAAGATCCGGGGCTACCGGGTCGACCCGGCCGAGATCGAGGGCGTCCTGCTCGGCCACCCCCGCGTCACCGGCGCCGTGGTCACGGCCGAACCGGACGAGCAGGGGCGGGTGTTCCTGTACGCCCATGTCACCGGCCCTCTCGACGAGGTGACCGACGCGGAGCTGCGCCGGCACCTCGCTAAGGTCCTGCCGCCGCACATGATGCCCCGCAGGTTCCACCGCATCGCGCGGCTGCCCACCACCCGTACGGGCAAGACGGACCGGGCGGCCCTGCGCCGCACCATCGCCCCGATCCCGGACCGCACACCATGA
- a CDS encoding pyridoxal-phosphate dependent enzyme, whose protein sequence is MTAAGTRLGAGDVRAAAERIRGPVRRTPLLAADALPGLAAAGLRGVLLKAEHLQRGGSFKARGAANALLGRDTAAVVAGSSGNHGIAVAALARRTGAAATVVMAAGAGRAKADAIRRLGARVVTADGGVAARDQLARRLAADTGALLVHSSDDERVIAGQGTVALEILEEAPDLDLLFVPVGGGGLLAGCCLAAGLAVRPPRVIGVEPQEACRYAVSLAAGNPVELPASRTVADGLRGQRPGEITFPIVRGRVDELIAVGDDEVLRAMELLHRAGLPAEPSGSVALAGALRRGFHGRTAVVVSGGNSPSALAAIGAEAGRDTAAAAGQAPPSPMPPVSVLS, encoded by the coding sequence ATGACCGCCGCCGGAACCCGCCTCGGAGCGGGGGACGTGCGGGCGGCCGCCGAACGGATCCGCGGCCCGGTGCGCCGAACGCCTCTGCTGGCCGCCGACGCACTGCCGGGACTGGCGGCGGCCGGACTCCGCGGAGTGCTGCTCAAGGCCGAACACCTGCAACGGGGCGGTTCGTTCAAGGCCAGAGGCGCCGCCAACGCGCTCCTGGGCCGGGACACCGCGGCCGTCGTCGCCGGGTCCTCCGGCAACCACGGCATCGCCGTGGCCGCGCTGGCGCGCCGGACCGGCGCCGCGGCCACCGTGGTGATGGCCGCGGGAGCGGGCCGGGCGAAGGCCGACGCCATCCGCCGGCTGGGCGCCCGGGTGGTGACGGCGGACGGCGGTGTGGCCGCCCGCGACCAGCTGGCCCGGCGGCTGGCGGCGGACACCGGCGCGCTGCTGGTGCACTCCTCCGACGACGAGCGGGTCATCGCGGGCCAGGGCACCGTCGCCCTGGAGATCCTGGAGGAGGCGCCCGACCTCGATCTGCTCTTCGTCCCGGTCGGCGGCGGCGGACTGCTGGCGGGCTGCTGCCTCGCGGCCGGTCTCGCCGTACGCCCTCCGCGCGTGATCGGGGTGGAACCCCAGGAGGCGTGCCGCTACGCCGTGTCGCTCGCGGCCGGGAACCCGGTGGAGCTGCCCGCGTCGAGGACCGTCGCCGACGGGCTGCGCGGCCAGCGGCCCGGCGAGATCACCTTTCCCATCGTCCGAGGACGGGTCGACGAGCTGATCGCCGTGGGGGACGACGAGGTCCTCCGGGCCATGGAGCTGCTGCACCGGGCCGGCCTGCCCGCCGAACCGAGCGGCAGCGTGGCCCTGGCCGGCGCGCTCCGGCGCGGCTTCCACGGGCGTACGGCCGTGGTGGTCTCCGGCGGCAACTCGCCGTCCGCGCTGGCCGCCATCGGCGCGGAGGCGGGGAGGGACACGGCCGCCGCGGCCGGTCAGGCTCCGCCGTCCCCCATGCCGCCTGTCTCCGTCCTGTCGTGA
- a CDS encoding diaminobutyrate--2-oxoglutarate transaminase → MTIAFTPPPVVVPSLGEAGAPDVDVFERYESHVRSYCRKFPAVFVRAKGARLYAEDGRVFTDFFCGAGSLNYGHNPDPIKARITDYLASDGMMHGLDMYTAAKRSFLAALTEHILRPRGLDYTVQFSGPTGADAVEAALKLARKATGRRGVFAFSGGYHGMTRGSLAVTGNGRARRAGGVHGQDEVTFIPYEDGPQGPFDSVALIERLLADSSSGVEAPAAVIVEPLQMEGGVYPASADWLRRLRAVTERHGILLICDEIQSGCGRTGTFFAFEESGIVPDMVTVSKSISGYGLPLALTLFRPGLDVWEPGEHTGTFRGNQLAFVAATAAAELWSDPEFVERLPVPARSLAGLGAELTAAEPEITVRGRGMVLGIDLGRAGGGKRAEEVQRYAFEHGLIVELSGRDDEVIKVLPPLTVTPEELDHGIGVLRAALLGR, encoded by the coding sequence ATGACCATCGCCTTCACCCCTCCCCCCGTCGTCGTTCCGTCCCTCGGCGAGGCCGGGGCGCCCGACGTGGACGTCTTCGAGCGGTACGAGTCCCACGTCCGCAGCTACTGCCGCAAGTTCCCGGCGGTCTTCGTCCGGGCCAAGGGCGCCCGGCTGTACGCCGAGGACGGACGGGTCTTCACCGACTTCTTCTGCGGCGCGGGCTCCCTCAACTACGGCCACAACCCGGACCCGATCAAGGCGCGGATCACCGACTACCTCGCCTCCGACGGCATGATGCACGGCCTCGACATGTACACCGCGGCGAAGCGGTCCTTCCTGGCCGCGCTGACCGAGCACATCCTGCGCCCCCGAGGCCTGGACTACACCGTGCAGTTCTCCGGCCCGACCGGAGCCGACGCCGTCGAGGCCGCCCTCAAACTGGCCCGCAAGGCCACCGGCCGCCGGGGGGTCTTCGCCTTCAGCGGGGGCTACCACGGGATGACCCGGGGGTCGCTCGCCGTCACCGGCAACGGACGCGCCCGCCGGGCCGGGGGAGTGCACGGCCAGGACGAGGTCACCTTCATCCCCTACGAGGACGGTCCCCAGGGCCCGTTCGACTCCGTCGCCCTCATCGAACGGCTGCTGGCCGACTCCTCCTCCGGGGTCGAGGCGCCCGCCGCGGTGATCGTCGAGCCCTTGCAGATGGAGGGCGGCGTGTACCCGGCCTCCGCCGACTGGCTGCGGCGGCTGCGCGCCGTCACCGAACGGCACGGCATCCTGCTGATCTGCGACGAGATCCAGTCCGGATGCGGCCGCACCGGCACCTTCTTCGCCTTCGAGGAGTCCGGCATCGTCCCGGACATGGTGACCGTCTCCAAGTCCATCAGCGGCTACGGCCTCCCGCTGGCCCTCACCCTCTTCCGGCCCGGGCTGGACGTCTGGGAGCCCGGGGAGCACACCGGCACCTTCCGCGGCAACCAGCTCGCCTTCGTCGCCGCGACCGCCGCCGCCGAGCTGTGGAGCGACCCGGAGTTCGTGGAGCGGCTGCCCGTACCGGCCCGCTCCCTGGCCGGCCTCGGCGCCGAACTGACCGCCGCCGAACCGGAGATCACCGTCCGGGGGCGCGGCATGGTGCTCGGCATCGACCTCGGCCGGGCCGGCGGCGGCAAGCGCGCCGAGGAGGTCCAGCGGTACGCCTTCGAGCACGGGCTCATCGTCGAACTCTCCGGCCGTGACGACGAGGTCATCAAGGTGCTGCCGCCGCTGACCGTCACCCCCGAGGAACTGGACCACGGCATCGGCGTGCTCCGCGCCGCACTGCTCGGCCGCTGA
- a CDS encoding acyl carrier protein, protein MTVQDQTLARDLRSVAGLTELITVLYQEALADEGLDEHADFFESGGDSLTAFQITGRIQEAVGTEIAIALVFTYPTPAELAEVVAEELAELPAGATHE, encoded by the coding sequence ATGACCGTCCAGGACCAGACCCTCGCGCGCGACCTCCGGAGCGTCGCCGGGCTGACCGAACTCATCACCGTCCTCTACCAGGAGGCGCTGGCCGACGAAGGGCTCGACGAGCACGCCGACTTCTTCGAGTCCGGCGGCGACTCGCTGACGGCTTTCCAGATCACCGGGCGCATCCAGGAGGCGGTGGGCACGGAGATCGCCATCGCCCTCGTCTTCACCTACCCGACCCCCGCGGAACTGGCCGAGGTCGTCGCCGAGGAACTCGCCGAACTCCCGGCGGGTGCGACCCATGAGTGA